The Clostridium sporogenes genome contains a region encoding:
- a CDS encoding Maf-like protein produces MENIILASASQRRQELLKRILENFQIIVSDFDESSIPFKDNISSYVMNLAEGKARSVSKKIMDQDNNLVIGCDTLVAFNNKILGKPKDKKDAFEMLQALSGNEHEVYSGLAILDVKSNKIIKDFVCTKVKFSKLTSLQIEKYVNTGDPMDKAGAYGIQGKAGVFVENINGCYYNVVGLPLNKLNSMLMEMGVNL; encoded by the coding sequence GTGGAAAATATTATATTAGCTTCTGCATCTCAAAGACGACAAGAGCTTTTAAAAAGAATATTGGAAAATTTTCAGATTATAGTAAGTGATTTTGATGAAAGTAGCATACCTTTTAAAGATAACATATCGTCTTATGTAATGAATTTAGCAGAGGGGAAGGCTAGGTCTGTTAGTAAAAAAATAATGGATCAAGATAACAATCTAGTGATAGGATGCGATACACTAGTAGCCTTTAACAATAAAATATTAGGTAAACCTAAAGATAAAAAAGATGCCTTTGAAATGTTGCAGGCTTTAAGTGGTAATGAGCATGAAGTTTATTCTGGATTAGCCATATTAGATGTTAAGTCTAATAAAATAATAAAGGATTTTGTTTGTACTAAAGTTAAATTTTCAAAGCTAACTTCATTACAGATAGAAAAATATGTAAATACAGGGGATCCTATGGATAAAGCAGGTGCATATGGTATCCAAGGAAAGGCAGGAGTTTTTGTTGAAAACATCAATGGATGCTATTATAATGTTGTAGGGTTACCTTTAAATAAATTAAATTCTATGTTAATGGAGATGGGGGTAAATCTTTAA
- a CDS encoding DUF4321 domain-containing protein → MKSPDKNKSLLGVFILLGAILGSIAGEILGSSFTKLSFLKTAYKVGTTSPLNLDLKVLNLAIGLNFDINIMTIMGIVLAIILYRK, encoded by the coding sequence ATGAAAAGTCCAGATAAAAATAAAAGTTTATTAGGAGTTTTTATACTATTAGGGGCTATTTTAGGTAGCATTGCTGGTGAAATATTGGGTTCTAGCTTTACTAAGTTATCCTTTTTAAAAACCGCATATAAAGTAGGAACTACTTCACCACTGAATTTAGATCTAAAAGTTTTAAATTTAGCTATAGGTTTAAATTTTGATATTAATATTATGACTATAATGGGTATAGTATTGGCAATAATATTATACAGGAAATAA
- a CDS encoding SPOR domain-containing protein, with amino-acid sequence MRYTRYDIKKRNKSNFTFFLIITLVLVLAFILGTVIFNLVSPSNIKKGSTITKDNTNVVKSKDNKNNSSNYIVIQRGIYAKKENASGVLNSLKPYGNIFTVEDSGKTRVFLGIYEEDEGVKLMKKLTDNKIDNSKITFIINKKDLCDAEISEIITAYIKVINKLSEKDVKSVKTEEIKKWISSLDKVDKDSSNIKTLNNLKEHINKLPKDLTKDQASKSYIFIYNILKEMNNK; translated from the coding sequence ATGAGATACACACGATATGATATTAAAAAGAGAAATAAGTCTAATTTTACATTTTTTTTAATAATAACATTAGTTTTAGTTTTAGCTTTTATATTAGGGACTGTTATATTTAATCTTGTATCCCCTAGTAATATAAAAAAAGGTAGTACTATTACAAAAGATAATACTAATGTAGTTAAAAGTAAAGATAATAAAAACAACAGTTCAAACTACATAGTTATACAAAGAGGAATATATGCTAAAAAAGAGAATGCTTCTGGAGTTTTAAATAGTTTAAAACCTTATGGTAATATATTCACCGTAGAAGATAGTGGCAAAACTAGAGTTTTTCTGGGAATATATGAAGAAGATGAAGGTGTAAAACTGATGAAAAAATTAACAGATAATAAAATAGATAATTCTAAAATAACATTTATAATAAATAAAAAAGATTTATGTGATGCAGAAATATCAGAAATTATTACTGCTTACATTAAAGTAATAAATAAATTATCAGAAAAAGATGTTAAATCAGTAAAGACAGAAGAAATAAAAAAATGGATATCTTCATTAGACAAGGTTGATAAAGATAGTTCTAATATAAAAACTTTAAATAATTTAAAAGAACATATAAATAAATTACCAAAGGATTTGACAAAAGATCAGGCCAGTAAAAGTTATATTTTTATTTATAACATTTTAAAAGAAATGAATAATAAATAG
- a CDS encoding GNAT family N-acetyltransferase: MLDIKLKYNDIEIVNIEKENIKDVFDMMKSNENEVNVDYHPLTNIKELEETFIEYYLSECEFFIKIVYRSYLIGLIKGRAEFKNPNEIWILYFLKNRYKLEDREWYNIIHNLEIYFFKQYGIDDFYVVVNNNNLNLINIFKKNGFSISRIYEKNKYDNINNNEIVLKKLRHVNTIKYYI; the protein is encoded by the coding sequence ATGTTAGATATAAAATTAAAATACAACGATATAGAAATAGTTAATATAGAAAAAGAAAATATAAAAGATGTTTTTGATATGATGAAATCTAACGAAAATGAAGTAAATGTAGATTACCATCCCTTAACAAACATAAAAGAATTAGAGGAAACCTTTATAGAATATTATTTAAGTGAATGTGAATTTTTTATTAAAATAGTGTATAGATCTTATTTAATTGGATTGATAAAAGGGAGAGCAGAATTTAAAAATCCAAATGAAATTTGGATTCTATATTTTTTGAAAAATCGATATAAATTAGAAGATAGAGAATGGTATAATATAATTCATAATTTAGAAATATATTTTTTTAAACAATATGGCATAGATGATTTTTATGTAGTTGTTAATAATAATAATTTAAATTTAATAAATATATTTAAGAAAAATGGTTTCTCTATATCAAGAATATATGAAAAAAACAAATATGATAATATAAATAATAATGAAATAGTATTAAAAAAACTAAGGCATGTAAACACAATTAAATATTACATATGA
- a CDS encoding PhzF family phenazine biosynthesis protein produces the protein MNIYQVNTFTNKVFLGNSIGVCLLNEPAEKDYMENVALELNLSETIFLCKETDGYKTNIFSPKGELCLCVKSILAASHILWQEGLIDEKEHIKFYCREDVLETKLNTDFIEIKIPLTLEKKLCLLHNFSKALKIEEDLTIDYLESLKEQKTYIKGNSKFKIKLEGENIILSGSAITVIVGDLII, from the coding sequence ATGAATATCTATCAAGTAAATACTTTTACTAACAAAGTTTTTTTAGGAAATTCTATTGGAGTATGTTTATTAAACGAGCCCGCAGAAAAGGATTACATGGAAAATGTAGCACTAGAACTTAACCTATCAGAAACCATTTTTTTATGTAAGGAAACTGATGGATATAAAACAAATATCTTTTCACCTAAAGGTGAATTGTGCTTATGTGTAAAATCTATTTTAGCTGCTTCTCATATTTTATGGCAAGAAGGTCTTATAGACGAAAAAGAACACATTAAATTTTATTGTAGGGAAGATGTTTTAGAAACAAAATTAAATACTGACTTTATAGAAATAAAAATTCCTTTAACTCTTGAAAAAAAATTATGTTTATTACATAACTTTTCTAAAGCTTTAAAAATAGAAGAAGATTTAACTATAGATTATTTAGAAAGCCTAAAAGAACAAAAAACTTATATAAAAGGAAACAGCAAATTTAAAATTAAATTAGAAGGTGAAAATATAATTTTATCTGGTTCCGCTATAACAGTTATTGTAGGTGACCTTATAATTTAA
- a CDS encoding ACT domain-containing protein has protein sequence MPNKFLIIDNSILPDIFEKVVKVKELLANGKVKDITEGVKTVGISRSTYYKYKDFVFSVSEGVKSQKATIGLLLGHERGTLSKILDRIAEYQGNILTINQDIPINNTANVSITFDISQMSIGLKELVEEIKNTKNVIKVDLIAME, from the coding sequence ATGCCTAATAAATTTTTAATTATAGATAATAGCATACTTCCGGATATTTTTGAAAAGGTTGTGAAAGTAAAAGAGCTTTTAGCTAATGGAAAAGTTAAAGATATAACAGAAGGTGTAAAAACAGTAGGAATTAGTAGAAGTACTTATTATAAATATAAAGATTTTGTATTTTCTGTATCTGAAGGTGTGAAAAGTCAAAAGGCAACTATAGGATTATTACTAGGTCATGAAAGAGGAACTCTTTCTAAAATATTAGATAGAATAGCAGAGTATCAGGGGAATATACTTACTATAAACCAAGATATACCTATAAACAATACTGCAAATGTAAGCATAACTTTTGATATATCACAAATGAGTATAGGATTAAAAGAATTAGTTGAAGAAATAAAAAATACTAAAAATGTAATAAAAGTAGATTTGATAGCTATGGAATAA
- a CDS encoding lytic transglycosylase domain-containing protein — translation MKFLRRLLILTLTLILLINITTIAKYIFPMKYRDYIDIYANDHKLDPYFVAAVIKTESNFKKDATSKKNAQGLMQITPETGKWVAEKMGMKDFNINDLKDPETNIKMGCWYLNNLKEEFDGNMDLVLAAYNGGRGNVQKWLKDAEHSKDGESLHYIPFKETDKYVKKVKIIYNIYRFLYKS, via the coding sequence GTGAAGTTTTTAAGAAGACTTTTGATTTTAACATTAACACTTATTTTATTGATAAATATAACAACTATAGCAAAATATATTTTCCCTATGAAATATAGAGATTATATAGATATTTATGCTAATGATCATAAATTAGATCCTTACTTTGTAGCAGCAGTTATAAAAACCGAAAGTAATTTTAAAAAAGATGCTACCTCTAAAAAAAATGCACAGGGACTTATGCAGATAACTCCAGAGACAGGAAAATGGGTAGCGGAAAAAATGGGAATGAAGGATTTTAATATTAATGATTTAAAAGATCCAGAAACTAATATAAAAATGGGATGTTGGTATTTAAATAATTTAAAAGAAGAATTCGATGGTAATATGGATCTTGTATTGGCTGCATATAATGGAGGACGAGGTAATGTTCAGAAATGGTTAAAAGATGCAGAACATTCAAAGGATGGTGAAAGTCTTCATTATATACCCTTTAAGGAAACAGACAAATATGTAAAAAAGGTAAAGATTATATATAATATATATAGGTTTTTATATAAAAGTTAA
- the coaE gene encoding dephospho-CoA kinase (Dephospho-CoA kinase (CoaE) performs the final step in coenzyme A biosynthesis.) translates to MDCLEGIFKIGLTGGIGAGKSTISEMIKEKNIPVIDADKISRKVLNLYPEILIKVKEVFGKEFLDDNGELKRREFGSYIFKNKNKRIEYENIIMPYITKETFERMEELKKNKEPICVLDAPTLIEQGLYKYMDVNILVWVDKNTQINRVVKRDGLNKSEVINRINSQMSMEEKKKFVNYIIDNSKDIENTKGELDKIFMEVMIKAKQKGGVL, encoded by the coding sequence ATGGATTGCTTAGAAGGTATTTTTAAAATTGGGCTTACAGGTGGTATAGGTGCTGGCAAAAGTACTATATCAGAAATGATAAAAGAAAAAAATATACCGGTAATAGATGCGGACAAAATAAGCAGAAAGGTATTAAACTTATATCCTGAAATCTTGATAAAGGTAAAAGAAGTTTTTGGTAAAGAATTTTTGGATGATAATGGTGAGTTAAAAAGAAGAGAATTTGGTAGTTATATATTTAAAAATAAAAATAAAAGAATAGAATATGAAAATATAATAATGCCTTATATAACAAAAGAAACCTTTGAAAGAATGGAAGAATTAAAGAAAAATAAAGAGCCGATTTGTGTGTTAGATGCGCCTACACTAATAGAACAGGGTTTATATAAATATATGGATGTAAATATATTAGTTTGGGTGGATAAAAATACACAAATAAATAGGGTTGTAAAAAGAGATGGCTTAAATAAAAGTGAAGTTATAAATAGAATAAACTCTCAAATGTCTATGGAAGAAAAAAAGAAGTTTGTAAATTATATAATAGACAATTCTAAAGATATAGAAAATACAAAGGGAGAATTAGATAAGATCTTTATGGAAGTAATGATTAAAGCAAAACAGAAAGGGGGAGTGCTCTAA
- the polA gene encoding DNA polymerase I: protein MNKERLLILDSNSLLNRAFYALPDLMTGEGIHTNAIYGFVNMLLKMKEEIKPDYIVAAFDRKAPTFRHEEYKDYKAGRKKMPEELAQQFPIVKDLLSALAINIFEIDGFEADDLIGTLSVFAEEKGIEVYIVTGDKDALQLATDNVKVVITKKGITEKEIYDKNRMIEEFGVTPKEFIDVKGLMGDTSDNIPGVPGIGEKTAFKLIKEYKSIEKVLENIENIRGKKLKENLHEYREQAIFSKKLATIMCNVPIEISLEEIKSKEEYDINKVREMFKRLEFKSLINKIGKSNEEETIEEEISYKNIVSIEEFKGLKDNIIEYKENKLYLYFELEDIVLFSKSRIKILYVSFKDEVYRIDFETLLKDTKEDFIKVCKDIFESKEIKKITYDSKNPRTVLRKLGIDFNGINFDINLAAYLIDPVRKEYEISSLASEYLFKNINREDEDLKIKEVNIMPKLYKVLEEKIKKQNIEELLYTVEQPLTETLSAMETEGFKVDKNILLQLEKKFKGEIESTQSEIYSMSEEEFNINSPKQLGKILFEKLDLPVIKKTKTGYSTNAEVLDKLRDKHPIIDKITYYRQLTKIYSTYIEGLKASIDEDGKIHSNFNQTVTATGRLSSTEPNLQNIPIKYEMGREIRKVFIPNTEDSVILSADYSQIELRVLAHISNDKNMISAFNEHDDIHTKTASEVFKVPIDEVTPLMRSNAKAVNFGIVYGIGDFSLSQDLNITRKEAKQYIDAYLERYPNVKLYLENIVEEAIQKGYVTTILNRRRYIKEVKSSNKIVKAAGERLAMNSPIQGSAADIIKLAMVNVHRKLKEDNFKSSIILQVHDELILNVYKDELEKVKALVKKEMEQVLELKVGLDVDINIGNNWYEAK from the coding sequence ATGAATAAAGAAAGATTATTAATATTAGATAGCAATAGTTTATTAAATAGAGCTTTTTATGCATTACCTGATCTTATGACTGGAGAGGGAATTCATACTAATGCTATATATGGTTTTGTTAATATGCTTTTAAAAATGAAGGAAGAGATAAAACCAGATTATATAGTAGCAGCTTTTGATAGAAAGGCACCTACCTTTAGACATGAAGAATATAAGGACTATAAGGCAGGTAGAAAAAAAATGCCAGAGGAACTTGCACAGCAATTTCCGATAGTAAAAGATCTTTTATCCGCATTGGCTATAAATATATTTGAAATTGATGGATTTGAAGCAGACGATTTAATAGGAACTTTGTCTGTATTTGCAGAGGAAAAAGGAATAGAAGTTTACATAGTTACAGGAGATAAAGATGCCCTACAATTGGCTACAGATAATGTAAAAGTAGTTATAACTAAAAAAGGTATTACAGAAAAAGAAATTTACGATAAAAATAGAATGATAGAGGAATTTGGAGTTACACCTAAAGAATTTATAGATGTAAAAGGTCTTATGGGAGATACCTCTGACAATATACCTGGAGTACCTGGAATAGGAGAAAAAACTGCCTTCAAGCTTATAAAGGAATATAAAAGTATAGAAAAGGTACTTGAAAATATAGAAAACATAAGAGGAAAGAAATTAAAAGAAAATTTACATGAATATAGAGAACAGGCTATATTTAGCAAAAAACTAGCTACTATTATGTGTAACGTACCTATTGAAATAAGTTTAGAAGAGATAAAATCAAAGGAAGAATATGATATAAACAAAGTTAGAGAAATGTTTAAAAGATTAGAATTTAAATCTTTAATAAATAAAATAGGTAAAAGTAATGAGGAAGAAACTATAGAAGAGGAAATTTCTTATAAAAATATAGTTTCTATAGAAGAATTTAAAGGTTTAAAAGATAATATAATAGAATATAAAGAAAATAAATTATATCTATATTTTGAATTAGAGGATATAGTTTTATTTTCTAAATCTAGAATAAAAATATTATATGTTAGTTTTAAAGATGAAGTTTATAGAATAGACTTTGAAACTCTGCTAAAGGATACTAAAGAAGATTTTATAAAAGTATGTAAAGATATATTTGAAAGTAAAGAAATTAAAAAAATTACCTATGATTCCAAGAATCCAAGGACTGTGCTTAGAAAACTAGGAATAGATTTTAATGGTATAAATTTTGATATAAATTTAGCTGCATATCTAATAGATCCAGTTAGGAAAGAATATGAAATATCTAGTTTAGCTTCAGAATATTTATTTAAAAATATAAATAGAGAAGATGAAGATTTAAAAATAAAAGAAGTTAATATAATGCCTAAATTATACAAAGTATTGGAAGAAAAAATAAAAAAGCAAAATATAGAAGAGTTGTTATATACGGTAGAACAACCTCTTACAGAGACATTATCAGCTATGGAGACAGAAGGGTTTAAAGTTGATAAAAATATACTTTTACAGCTAGAGAAAAAATTTAAAGGGGAAATAGAAAGCACTCAGTCAGAAATATATTCAATGTCTGAGGAAGAATTTAATATAAATTCTCCTAAACAGTTAGGGAAAATACTCTTTGAAAAATTAGATTTACCTGTTATAAAGAAAACTAAGACAGGATATTCTACTAATGCAGAGGTACTGGATAAATTAAGAGATAAGCATCCAATAATAGATAAGATAACTTATTATAGACAGTTAACAAAAATATACTCTACTTATATAGAAGGATTAAAAGCTTCTATAGATGAAGATGGGAAAATACATTCAAATTTTAATCAAACTGTTACAGCTACAGGAAGATTATCTAGTACAGAGCCTAATCTTCAAAACATACCTATAAAATATGAAATGGGAAGAGAAATAAGAAAGGTATTTATTCCAAATACAGAGGATTCTGTAATACTTTCAGCGGATTATTCACAAATAGAATTAAGAGTATTGGCACATATATCTAATGATAAAAATATGATAAGTGCTTTTAATGAACATGATGATATTCATACTAAAACTGCATCAGAAGTGTTTAAAGTTCCAATAGATGAAGTAACCCCTCTTATGAGGAGTAATGCTAAAGCTGTTAATTTTGGTATAGTTTATGGTATAGGAGATTTTAGTCTATCTCAAGATTTAAATATAACTAGAAAAGAGGCAAAGCAGTATATAGATGCTTATTTGGAGAGATATCCTAATGTAAAACTTTATTTAGAAAATATAGTAGAAGAGGCTATCCAAAAGGGTTATGTAACTACAATATTAAATAGAAGAAGATATATAAAAGAGGTTAAATCTTCAAATAAAATAGTTAAAGCTGCAGGGGAAAGATTAGCTATGAACAGTCCAATACAAGGAAGTGCGGCAGATATAATAAAATTAGCTATGGTAAATGTTCATAGAAAATTAAAAGAAGATAATTTTAAAAGTAGTATAATATTACAAGTACATGATGAATTAATATTAAATGTTTATAAAGATGAATTAGAAAAAGTTAAAGCTTTAGTAAAAAAAGAAATGGAGCAGGTTTTAGAATTAAAGGTTGGACTAGACGTGGACATAAACATAGGTAACAATTGGTATGAAGCAAAGTAG
- the aroC gene encoding chorismate synthase, translated as MLRFLDAGESHGRALTAIIEGIPSNIHIDIDFINKELKRRQIGYGRGKRMAIEKDKVEIWSGIRANKTTGNPITLIIYNKDYDNWKELIDKEVEYKDKIFVPRPGHGDLVGHIKYNTGDIRNVIERTSARETAIRTAVGAMCKYILKLLGIDIRSKIQSIGEIFDENVDIYDNDVYREIEDSPLRCYNKKAEKNMMDEIDNCKKEGDTIGGSIYISVKGMPVGIGSYTQWDRKLDALLSYSIISVQGIKAIEFGEGLDLSKRGSTFNDEIYYDEDNIKRKSNNAGGIEAGVSNGEDIVIKAYMKPIPSIKKPIKTINLKEKTNVENRYERSDVCGVVPASIVLENVCAFEILKEVLNTYPCDDFNMLKKYMREM; from the coding sequence ATGCTTAGATTTTTAGATGCAGGAGAATCTCATGGAAGGGCATTAACGGCTATAATAGAAGGTATACCATCAAATATTCATATAGATATAGATTTTATAAATAAGGAATTAAAAAGAAGACAGATTGGCTATGGTAGAGGAAAAAGAATGGCAATAGAAAAGGATAAAGTAGAAATATGGTCTGGTATCAGAGCTAATAAGACCACAGGGAATCCTATAACTTTAATTATTTATAATAAAGACTATGATAATTGGAAAGAACTTATAGATAAAGAAGTAGAATATAAAGATAAAATTTTTGTTCCTAGACCAGGTCATGGAGATTTAGTTGGACACATTAAATATAATACAGGAGATATAAGAAATGTAATAGAGAGAACCTCAGCTAGAGAAACAGCTATTAGAACAGCTGTAGGTGCTATGTGTAAATATATATTGAAATTATTAGGTATAGATATAAGAAGTAAAATCCAAAGTATAGGAGAAATATTTGATGAAAATGTAGATATATATGATAATGATGTATATAGAGAAATAGAAGATAGTCCTTTAAGATGTTACAATAAAAAAGCAGAAAAAAATATGATGGATGAAATAGATAACTGTAAAAAAGAAGGGGATACTATTGGTGGAAGTATATATATATCCGTAAAAGGTATGCCAGTAGGTATAGGAAGTTATACTCAATGGGACAGAAAACTCGATGCCCTTTTAAGCTATTCTATTATTTCTGTTCAGGGAATAAAGGCAATAGAGTTTGGAGAAGGCCTAGATTTAAGTAAAAGAGGAAGTACTTTTAATGATGAAATATATTATGATGAAGATAATATAAAAAGAAAAAGCAATAACGCTGGAGGAATTGAAGCTGGAGTATCTAATGGTGAGGATATAGTAATAAAGGCTTATATGAAACCAATACCATCTATAAAAAAACCTATAAAAACCATTAATTTAAAAGAAAAAACAAATGTAGAAAACAGATATGAAAGATCTGATGTTTGTGGTGTTGTGCCAGCTTCTATAGTCTTGGAAAATGTGTGTGCCTTTGAAATATTAAAAGAAGTTTTGAATACATATCCCTGTGATGATTTCAATATGTTAAAAAAATATATGAGAGAAATGTAA
- a CDS encoding N-acetylmuramoyl-L-alanine amidase: MLFNLNPGHTLSGGDVGTRGINGLKEEVLTRQLVNEIDKELRGRGHSTSICRVDYASTLQESLNKQVALCNSVNGDLNICIHFNTTVGGYGSEIYTYNGKYLIEADRILKQLDKLGFRNRGIKDQPLALTKRTKAKTIYIEVCFIDSSHDVAILNKYGMNGIAKAIVNGVLGVSSNVSSKPVEENTNTGWINLDGKIGTICTPSGVNVREKKSTSSRILGTLPNGVKVQLYRKEGKWMHVYYPAHGGYIYSKYIRY, translated from the coding sequence ATGTTATTTAATTTAAATCCAGGACATACATTAAGTGGTGGAGATGTAGGAACTAGAGGAATAAATGGATTAAAAGAAGAAGTCTTAACAAGACAATTGGTAAATGAAATAGATAAAGAACTAAGAGGTAGAGGCCATAGTACTAGTATATGTAGAGTTGATTATGCATCCACATTACAAGAAAGTTTAAATAAACAAGTAGCTTTATGTAATTCAGTAAATGGAGATTTAAATATTTGTATACATTTTAATACTACGGTAGGTGGATATGGATCAGAGATATATACTTATAATGGTAAGTATTTAATAGAGGCAGATAGAATATTAAAACAATTAGATAAACTAGGCTTTAGAAATAGGGGTATTAAAGATCAGCCTTTAGCATTAACCAAAAGAACTAAGGCTAAAACAATTTATATAGAGGTATGTTTTATAGACAGTTCTCATGATGTGGCTATACTTAATAAATATGGAATGAATGGAATTGCTAAAGCAATAGTAAATGGAGTATTAGGAGTATCTTCAAATGTGTCATCTAAGCCAGTTGAAGAGAATACAAATACGGGGTGGATAAATCTAGATGGGAAAATAGGTACTATATGTACTCCAAGTGGTGTAAATGTTAGGGAAAAGAAATCTACATCTAGTAGAATATTAGGAACTCTTCCCAATGGCGTTAAAGTACAATTATATCGCAAGGAAGGGAAATGGATGCATGTATATTATCCTGCACATGGTGGGTATATATATTCTAAATATATAAGATACTAA
- a CDS encoding hemolysin XhlA family protein, with translation MELKVCEEKHKRLEEKINVHDIRLNDHGKRIDKIEQNQSKIDTKIENLCDQLKQLVSVLKWYIGLSVGALLSFFFYAVQYGIFK, from the coding sequence GTGGAGTTAAAAGTTTGCGAAGAAAAACATAAAAGACTAGAAGAAAAAATTAATGTACATGATATTAGACTTAATGATCATGGGAAAAGAATTGATAAGATAGAACAAAATCAATCAAAGATAGATACTAAAATTGAGAACCTTTGTGATCAATTAAAACAACTTGTATCTGTTTTAAAGTGGTATATAGGATTATCAGTAGGAGCCTTATTAAGCTTCTTTTTTTATGCAGTTCAGTATGGGATTTTCAAATAG
- a CDS encoding discoidin domain-containing protein: MATIGEQLLQPESGWKRYDDRNENISYVGNWVKGSYSSTQYYLGTDTYIDIGIASSKNSHTISFNFIGSKIRIMGLKNTTGAENCFINIDNIEYNFSQNTSTLTQGCLNFELLNLTNKEHYVQMYSNNSNASKYGIVFDSIDIDENGELKPYDPSISSSKKYANNIIPVMTSDENDEVKISCSAYYIGNNGFRNYGFLAFDNTVNTGWNFENQSQPIGGHWLKIFFKDKARCVSKITIRNGVNASVSIKNFKIQGSNDDDTYVDLYTGLHPFGEFNTTKASYTFKNSVKYNYYKILIMNSYYSQSTTYGGIGELEMMEMISNKYLIKQNSNYYSINDNYIDLGKIDNSEELNNIIDEYGYNDISILTKELNSKKIPTKLENDYYKSFDINLNDIKDSINLIEEDDKKYIEYGCNNYKISDKVKEINNAKFEVLMKE; the protein is encoded by the coding sequence ATGGCTACAATAGGAGAACAATTATTACAACCGGAAAGTGGATGGAAAAGATATGATGATAGAAATGAAAATATTAGTTATGTTGGGAATTGGGTCAAAGGTTCTTATTCATCTACTCAATATTATTTAGGAACAGACACCTATATAGATATAGGAATAGCCTCTAGTAAAAATAGTCATACAATAAGTTTTAACTTTATAGGTTCTAAAATAAGAATAATGGGTTTGAAAAATACAACAGGTGCTGAAAATTGCTTTATAAATATAGATAATATAGAATATAATTTTTCTCAAAATACCTCAACATTAACACAAGGTTGTTTAAATTTTGAATTGTTAAATTTAACAAATAAAGAGCATTATGTGCAAATGTATAGTAATAATAGTAATGCTTCAAAATATGGTATAGTATTTGATTCTATAGATATAGATGAAAATGGAGAATTAAAACCTTATGACCCTAGTATATCATCATCAAAAAAGTATGCTAATAATATCATTCCAGTAATGACAAGTGATGAAAATGATGAAGTGAAAATTTCATGTTCAGCTTATTATATAGGTAATAATGGATTTAGAAACTATGGTTTTTTAGCTTTTGATAATACTGTAAATACTGGATGGAATTTTGAAAATCAGTCACAACCAATAGGTGGACACTGGCTAAAAATATTTTTTAAAGATAAAGCAAGATGTGTATCTAAAATAACAATTAGAAATGGTGTAAATGCATCTGTAAGTATAAAAAATTTTAAAATACAAGGAAGTAATGATGATGATACTTATGTTGATTTATATACTGGATTACATCCTTTTGGAGAATTTAATACTACAAAGGCATCATATACATTTAAAAACTCTGTTAAATATAATTATTATAAAATTTTAATTATGAATAGCTATTATTCTCAATCTACAACATATGGTGGAATTGGAGAATTAGAAATGATGGAGATGATTTCTAATAAATATTTAATAAAACAAAATAGTAACTATTACTCAATAAATGATAATTATATAGATTTAGGAAAGATAGATAATAGCGAAGAGCTCAACAATATAATAGATGAATATGGTTATAATGATATATCTATACTCACTAAAGAACTAAATAGTAAAAAAATACCTACAAAGCTAGAAAATGATTATTATAAGTCTTTTGATATTAATCTAAATGATATAAAAGACAGTATAAATCTTATAGAAGAAGATGATAAAAAATATATTGAATATGGCTGCAATAATTATAAAATATCAGATAAAGTTAAAGAAATCAATAATGCTAAATTTGAAGTGTTAATGAAAGAATAA